A single region of the Coregonus clupeaformis isolate EN_2021a chromosome 16, ASM2061545v1, whole genome shotgun sequence genome encodes:
- the LOC121584100 gene encoding transmembrane channel-like protein 2-B — protein sequence MDIDGELDSGSEDETRWRDRNRKVKLSPRARGRNGKQATSEEEEEEEEEAKAQRKRAHKKKAKVQDSEEEEEEEEKESVKRKGPKTAGRKKKAVKQESEEEERGKKEKGGKGTSKNQKEGQNKEKKGDAKGNEKDKKKKNSSSSSSGESGDEDSLSEGEMAALKEEVEEKKKLIATLRNKPWRMKRRLKLLKECQVFVEKFEGALGKGKGRKLYAYKVMMAKKMIKFNRDFDNFKTACIPWERKIKEVESHFGSSVASYFIFLRWMYGLNLVLFGLMFGLVVLPEVMMGLPYGSIPRKTVPRAQQAKAMDYSVLLDFEGYCKYSIMFYGYYNDERTIGLLQFRLPLSYLLVGVSIFGYSLMVVIRTMARNSDEGGDGGDDGQFTFTFKMFTSWDYLIGNPETADNKYASITTSFKESIVDEQENQKDENIHLRRFLRVLANLFILCSLGGSGFLIYFVVKRSQDFAKLDQNTLSWYEKNEVEIVMSLLGLVCPPLFETIAELEEYHPRIALKWQLGRIFALFLGNLYTFLFALFDDVNEKLEQEKYIKNATIWGLNEYYANYSSYHNTTDIPPPDIPPADVIRGPCWETDVGIEFVKLTVSDIQVTYLTILIGDFVRAVIVRFLNYCWCWDLEAGFPSYGEFDISGNVLGLIFNQGMIWMGAFYAPGLIGLNVLRLLSSMYYQCWAVMCCNVPHERVFKASKSNNFYMGLLLLVLFLSLLPVVFTIMTLPPSSDCGPFSGRAQMYDVVMETIEKDLPAFIGNIFTYATNPGLIIPAVLLMVLAIYYLNATSKNYQNANLDLKRKMQMARDEEKNRRNNKESTNQVMHDLEDLLPNRSLIHPPAEEAPKQDNMSEKGSKSPKVAKRPGAAANAKGVNLQKDVSLAAPNPKAAVTRPPGPRGAPGNARGPPPGPGRGRGRGAPSPRR from the exons ATGGATATCGACGGAGAGTTAGACAGTGGGAGTGAGG aTGAGACCAGgtggagagacagaaacaggaaaGTCAAACTCTCTCCACGAGCCAGGGGACGGAATGGCAAACAGGCCACcagcgaggaggaagaggaagaggaggaggaggccaaGGCACAGAGGAAGAGGGCTCATAAGAAGAAGGCCAAGGTCCAGGACagcgaggaagaggaggaggaggaagagaaggagagcgtCAAGCGGAAGGGCCCAAAGACAGCAGGCAGAAAGAAAAAGGCAGTCAAGCAGGAGAGTGAGGAGGAAGAACGAGGGAAGAAAGAGAAAGGTGGAAAAGGGACTAGCAAGAACCAGAAAGAAGGGCAGAACAAGGAGAAGAAGGGCGATGCCAAAGGGAACGAGAAAGACAAGAAAAAGAAGAACTCAAG CTCTTCTTCTTCAGGCGAGTCAGGGGATGAGGATTCTCTGTCAGAGGGGGAGATGGCTGCTCtgaaggaagaggtggaggagaagaagaagctgATAGCCACTCTAAGGAACAAACCGTGGCGCATGAAGAGGAGGCTTAAACTCCTCAA GGAATGCCAGGTGTTTGTGGAGAAGTTTGAGGGGGCTCTGGGAAAGGGCAAAGGGAGGAAGCTCTACGCCTACAAAGTCATGATGGCTAAG AAAATGATCAAGTTCAACCGTGACTTTGACAATTTCAAAACAGCCTGCATTCCATGGGAAAGAAAGATTAAAGAGGTTGAGA GTCACTTTGGGTCATCTGTGGCTTCCTACTTCATCTTCTTGCGGTGGATGTACGGTCTAAACCTGGTCCTGTTTGGGTTAATGTTTGGTCTTGTTGTTCTCCCAGAG GTGATGATGGGTCTTCCGTATGGGTCTATACCCAGGAAAACTGTTCCCAGAGCGCAGCAGGCCAAAGCCATGGACTACTCCGTCCTCCTTGATTTTGAA GGCTACTGCAAGTACTCTATTATGTTCTATGGCTACTATAATGACGAACGCACCATCGGACTCCTCCAGTTCAGACTGCCACTGTCCTACCTACTGGTCGGTGTTAGCATCTTCGGCTACAGCCTGATGGTAGTAATTAGAAC TATGGCCCGTAACTCGGATGAGGGAGGAGACGGTGGGGACGATGGACAGTTTACCTTCACCTTTAAAATGTTCACCAGCTGGGATTACCTCATCGGGAACCCAGAGACAGCTGACAACAAGTATGCCTCCATCACCACCAGCTTTAAG GAATCCATAGTAGACGAACAGGAGAATCAGAAGGATGAGAACATCCACTTGCGGAGGTTCCTGCGGGTTCTAGCCAACCTTTTCATTCTCTGCAGCCTGGGGGGCAGCGGCTTCCTCATCTATTTTGTGGTCAAGAGGTCTCAGGACTTTGCAAAACTAGATCAGAATACGCTCTCCTGGTATGAAAAGAATGAG GTGGAGATTGTGATGTCACTGCTGGGGCTGGTGTGCCCCCCTCTCTTTGAGACTATCGCTGAGCTGGAGGAGTACCACCCTCGTATCGCCCTCAAGTGGCAGCTGGGCCGCATCTTTGCCCTGTTCCTCGGGAACCTCTACACCTTCCTGTTTGCCCTGTTTGACGATGTCAACGAAAAG TTGGAACAGGAGAAGTATATTAAGAATGCCACTATCTGGGGTCTGAATGAGTACTATGCCAACTACAGCTCCTACCACAACACTACTGACATCCCCCCTCCGGACATCCCTCCTGCTGATGTCATCAGAGGGCCGTGTTGGGAGACCGACGTTGGCATA GAGTTTGTGAAGCTCACCGTCTCTGACATCCAGGTGACATATCTGACCATCCTCATTGGTGACTTCGTGCGAGCCGTGATCGTGCGTTTCCTCAACTACTGCTGGTGCTGGGACCTGGAGGCTGGATTT CCGTCTTATGGAGAGTTTGACATCAGCGGCAACGTGCTTGGATTAATCTTCAATCAAGGAATGATTTG GATGGGTGCATTCTACGCCCCTGGCCTGATAGGGCTGAACGTCCtgcgtctcctctcctccatgtactACCAGTGCTGGGCCGTGATGTGCTGTAACGTTCCCCATGAGAGGGTCTTCAAGGCCTCCAAATCCAACAACTTCTACATGGGCCTCCTGCTTCTGGTGCTCTTCCTCAGCCTTCTGCCCGTGGTTTTTACCATAATGACCCTGCCGCCCTCCTCCGACTGTGGCCCCTTCAG CGGAAGGGCGCAAATGTATGATGTTGTCATGGAGACTATAGAGAAGGACCTACCAGCGTTCATTGGTAATATCTTCACCTACGCAACTAATCCTGGTCTGATTATACCAGCAGTGCTGCTGATggt GTTGGCCATCTACTATCTGAATGCGACCTCCAAAAACTATCAAAATGCCAACCTGGACCTGAAGAGGAAGATGCAAATG GCTAGAGATGAGGAGAAGAACCGGAGGAACAACAAGGAGAGTACCAACCAGGTGATGCATGACCTGGAGGACCTTCTTCCCAACCGCTCTCTAATCCACCCTCCTGCGGAAGAAGCGCCCAAACAAG